One genomic segment of Belonocnema kinseyi isolate 2016_QV_RU_SX_M_011 chromosome 2, B_treatae_v1, whole genome shotgun sequence includes these proteins:
- the LOC117167686 gene encoding zinc finger protein 761-like, giving the protein MDKSVDIKEEIIEDEATCSKDILTVKEQMQTRGKRKIRKSNQESEKKYKCGKCAHSYVSKANLYRHTRFECNVEPQFSCEFCGRRFTQKTSLKVHLDRLHQIKMTETSVIKYQCDQCSRSYSWPSALNQHKRLEHAPVKPQFICDYCGHIVNQKQNLASHIIARHIK; this is encoded by the exons ATGGACAAATCTGTGGATATCAAAGAAGAAATTATAGAAG ATGAGGCAACCTGCTCGAAGGATATTTTGACTGTTAAAGAACAAATGCAGACCAGAGGAAAGCGAAAAATTCGCAAATCTAATCAGGAATCCGAAAAGAAGTACAAATGTGGAAAGTGTGCTCACAGCTATGTATCGAAAGCAAATTTATATCGTCATACAAGATTCGAATGCAACGTCGAGCCACAGTTCAGTTGTGAATTCTGCGGCAGAAGATTTACCCAGAAAACTAGCTTGAAGGTCCATCTAGATCGCTTGCATCAGATAAAAATGACAGAGACGTCGGTAATTAAGTATCAATGCGATCAATGTTCGCGAAGTTACAGTTGGCCCAGTGCTTTGAATCAACATAAACGTTTAGAACATGCACCAGTCAAACCACAATTTATTTGCGATTATTGTGGGCATATAGTTAATCAAAAGCAAAACTTGGCAAGCCATATTATTGCCCgccatataaaataa
- the LOC117182839 gene encoding zinc finger protein 681-like, whose amino-acid sequence MLGNVASKLKNLGNINKVVYNNDETLEIKEEIIEIEYIDEEALGTKEEIIKEKSNCDWRQSRIRSTGEYKAFLLDRQREHNNLLFKNRGKKFTCEIEYSNDETFEIKEEMIETEYNDDETLKMKEEIIEDQENKSQKCDQKFYTMDMKDTHNVAISKKLPSHNNDKIRESEQEPQKKYKCKKCARSYKLKKLLNHHLKYECDVSSQFICKFCGKIFKRKTHMNTHLVRVHHEINMKTSALTHKCDKCWRSYNWLSGLCRHKRIYHANVKSQFICDLCGHKTNQKNCLEKHITSLHLETSKTKHDCNMCSRSYTSYHDLTRHKRLVHPTFKAQFTCDFCEHTSNRKNKQNAKSESKKLSERPDVGPYSCTEICFENYSYANTSTKIEYDIDESLEIKEETIEDQSACSNEVVRLKCNTKFEAEECTLYLREATISADNKKMRNRRKRIIQKSYQESEKSTSAESVPTAMYQKLICIAIQDSNATSSHGSIVNSATEDLLRKLA is encoded by the exons atgttaGGAAATGTCGCATCA AAACTAAAGAATCTTGGAAACATAAACAAAGTTGTATATAACAATGACGAAACTTTGGAAATAAAGGAAGAAATTATCGAAATTGAATATATTGATGAGGAAGCTTTGGGCACCAAGGAAGAAATCATCAAAG AGAAATCGAATTGTGATTGGAGACAATCAAGAATAAGATCAACAGGAGAGTATAAGGCATTTCTGTTAGATCGCCAAAGGGAACACAAcaatttactgtttaaaaatagaGGAAAGAAATTTACTTGTGAAATTGAATATAGCAATGACGAAACATTCGAAATTAAGGAAGAAATGATCGAAACTGAATATAATGATGacgaaactttaaaaatgaaggaAGAAATTATCGAAG atcaagaAAATAAAAGTCAAAAGTGTGACCAAAAATTTTATACGATGGATATGAAAGACACCCATAATGTTGCTATCAGCAAAAAATTGCCGTCCCATAATAACGATAAAATTCGGGAATCAGAACAGGAACCGCAAAAGAAGTACAAATGCAAAAAGTGTGCCCGCAGCTATAAAttgaaaaagcttttaaatcaCCATCTAAAATATGAATGTGACGTCAGTTCACAGTTCATATGTAAATTCTgcggaaaaatatttaaacggaAAACTCATATGAATACGCATTTAGTTCGCGTACATCACGAAATAAATATGAAGACGTCGGCGCTGACGCATAAATGCGACAAATGCTGGCGTAGTTACAATTGGTTAAGTGGTTTATGCAGACATAAACGTATATACCACGCAAATGTGAAATCACAATTCATTTGCGATCTTTGCGGACATAAAACTAATCAAAAAAATTGCTTGGAAAAACACATTACTTCATTACACTTAGAGACATCAAAAACAAAGCATGATTGCAATATGTGTTCTCGAAGTTACACTTCGTATCACGACTTGACTCGACATAAACGTTTAGTTCATCCAACGTTTAAAGCACAATTTACTTGCGATTTTTGCGAACACACATCAAATAGGAAAA ATAAACAGAATGCAAAAAGTGAATCGAAGAAATTATCAGAAAGACCAGATGTTGGGCCATATTCTTGTactgaaatttgttttgaaaattattcttatgccAATACTTCAACTAAAATTGAATACGACATTGACGAATCTTTGGAAATTAAGGAAGAAACTATAGAAG atcaGAGTGCTTGCTCAAATGAAGTTGTACGCCTAAAATGCAATACAAAATTCGAGGCAGAAGAGTGTACTTTATATCTGAGAGAAGCTACTATTTCGGCTGATAATAAAAAGATGCGGAACAGAAGGAAGCGGATAATTCAGAAATCATACCAGGAATCTGAAAAAAGTACAAGTGCGGAAAGTGTGCCCACAGCTATGTATCAAAAGCTAATTTGTATCGCCATACAAGATTCGAATGCAACGTCGAGCCACGGTTCAATTGTGAATTCTGCGACAGAAGATTTACTCAGAAAACTAGCTTGA
- the LOC117182840 gene encoding zinc finger protein 723-like produces MLLFVQEAEKIKKHEPEGLYILSKDIDQSFNYRITLNYIFIILLPEKSESNWTNPRLRATGEYTCILNDGREHHNLLLKNKENDCTCEIEYDNDETLEIKDEMIKIEYSNDETMEIKEELIEDQDTTGLKIIQKDESKLCTFNIKEMEDCAFNIKLPTYDNQTIQELKQEPQKKYRCEKCARSYRQKNMLNRHKKFECGVTAQFTCKFCDKQFKRKSNVNRHIRQVHQKTVFSYTCNICSKNYHSVNGLNQHKRFKHAVVKPQFTCDFCGYKSNHKNNLSKHIFSRHLQSLKSRHNCNECFRSYTRLGDLNRHKRLDHAEVKPEFICDYCGYKTNLKGSLSSHMTLVHLQRLKTRHNCDRCTRSYAWLSALNRHKRLDHAAIKLQFTCDFCGYKANQKTHLFKHIITRHLKE; encoded by the exons ATGTTACTTTTTGTGCAAGAAGCTGAAAAGATTAAGAAGCATGAACCGGAAGGCTTATATATTTTGTCAAAGGATATAGATCAATCATTCAACTATCGCATAaccctaaattatatttttataattttgcttcCAGAGAAATCAGAGAGTAATTGGACAAATCCAAGACTAAGAGCAACGGGAGAATACACATGTATTTTAAACGACGGGAGGGAACATCACAATCtgctgttaaaaaataaagaaaatgactGTACTTGCGAAATTGAATATGACAATGACGAAACTTTGGAAATTAAGGACGaaatgatcaaaattgaatatagTAATGATGAAACTATGGAAATCAAGGAAGAACTTATCGAAG atcaagaCACTACAGGtctaaaaataatccaaaaagatgagtcAAAATTGTGTACCTTTAATATAAAAGAAATGGAAGATTGTGCTTTTAACATCAAACTTCCGACCTATGACAATCAGACTATTCAGGAATTAAAACAAGAACCGCAGAAGAAGTATAGATGCGAAAAGTGTGCGCGAAGCTATCGGCAAAAGAATATGTTAAATCgtcacaaaaaatttgaatgcgGAGTCACGGCACAATTCACATGTAAATTCTGCGACAAACAATTTAAGCGAAAAAGTAACGTAAATCGACACATTCGTCAGGTTCATCAAAAAACAGTATTCAGTTATACATGTAATATATGttctaaaaattatcattctgtAAATGGTTTAAATCAACATAAACGATTTAAACACGCAGTAGTCAAACCACAATTTACTTGCGACTTTTGCGGATATAAATCGAATCATAAAAATAACTTGTCAAAACACATTTTCTCACGCCACTTACAGTCATTGAAATCAAGGCATAATTGCAACGAATGCTTCCGAAGTTACACTCGGCTAGGAGATTTAAACCGACACAAACGTTTAGACCACGCAGAAGTCAAACCGGAATTTATTTGCGACTATTGCGGAtataaaacgaatttaaaaggTAGCTTGTCATCACACATGACTTTAGTTCACTTGCAGAGATTGAAAACAAGGCATAATTGCGATAGATGTACGCGAAGTTATGCTTGGTTAAGTGCTTTAAATCGACATAAGCGTTTAGATCATGCAGCAATCAAACTGCAGTTTACTTGTGATTTTTGTGGATACAAGGCGAATCAGAAAACACACTTGTTTAAACACATTATTACACGCCATCTTAAAGAATAA